A stretch of Desulfurivibrio alkaliphilus AHT 2 DNA encodes these proteins:
- the ftsH gene encoding ATP-dependent zinc metalloprotease FtsH: MNLFYKNLSMWLIIGLTLIMLFNLFSQPQPQVSEMSYSDFLTSVEAGTINDVVIQGNKITAKGPDGRSFEVVAPDDAEMIPLLRRQGVNIKVEEEPKTPWYFTMLISWFPFLLLIGVWIFFMRQMQMGGGKAMSFGKSKARLLDQQTSKVTFEDVAGIDEAKEELEEIIDFLKDPSKFTRLGGRIPKGVLLMGSPGTGKTLLAKAIAGEAGVPFFSISGSDFVEMFVGVGASRVRDLFVQGKKNAPCIIFIDEIDAVGRHRGAGLGGGHDEREQTLNQLLVEMDGFEANEGVIIVAATNRPDVLDPALLRPGRFDRQVMVPPPDVRGREQILKVHAKKTQMDTNVDWTRIARGTPGFSGADLENMVNEAALLAARENAEIITEKHLEQAKDKVMMGSERRSMIITEAEKKITAYHEAGHALVAKMLPGTDPLHKVTIIPRGRALGLTQQLPLEEKYTYPRSYLLNNLCILLGGRTAEELVFNEITTGAGNDIERATAMARKMVCEWGMSDAMGPLTFGKKEEQIFLGREISQHRDYSESTAIQIDNEVRRMIMEAKDKVRELLEENIATLHQVAEELLEKETLMLEDIERIIREQRGEVPNATAEPEQAEKTPTTGDQPAGNGDQSATETAETAKTGAATENGENGADSSTEVENRQKPESSE, from the coding sequence TTGAATCTATTTTATAAAAATCTTTCCATGTGGCTGATCATCGGGCTGACCCTGATCATGCTGTTCAACCTTTTCAGCCAGCCCCAGCCGCAAGTAAGCGAAATGAGCTACTCCGACTTCCTGACCAGCGTGGAGGCCGGGACAATAAACGACGTGGTGATCCAAGGGAACAAGATCACAGCCAAGGGTCCAGATGGCCGTTCCTTTGAGGTGGTCGCCCCTGATGACGCGGAGATGATCCCTTTGCTGCGGCGCCAGGGGGTCAACATCAAGGTTGAAGAAGAACCGAAGACCCCGTGGTATTTCACCATGTTGATCTCCTGGTTTCCCTTTCTGCTGCTGATCGGGGTCTGGATTTTCTTCATGCGCCAGATGCAGATGGGCGGCGGCAAGGCCATGAGCTTCGGCAAAAGCAAGGCTCGCTTGCTGGATCAGCAGACCAGTAAAGTTACCTTTGAAGACGTAGCCGGCATCGACGAGGCCAAGGAGGAGCTGGAAGAGATCATCGACTTCCTCAAAGACCCCAGCAAATTTACCCGCCTGGGCGGCCGCATTCCCAAAGGAGTACTGCTGATGGGCTCTCCCGGCACCGGCAAAACCCTGCTGGCCAAGGCCATCGCCGGCGAGGCGGGGGTGCCTTTTTTCTCCATCAGCGGCTCTGATTTTGTGGAGATGTTTGTCGGCGTGGGTGCCTCCCGGGTGCGGGATCTTTTCGTCCAGGGCAAGAAAAATGCGCCCTGTATCATCTTCATCGACGAAATCGACGCCGTGGGTCGGCATCGCGGGGCCGGTCTCGGCGGCGGCCATGACGAGCGGGAACAGACCTTGAACCAGTTGCTGGTGGAAATGGACGGCTTTGAGGCCAACGAAGGGGTGATCATCGTTGCCGCCACCAACCGCCCCGATGTTTTGGACCCGGCCCTGCTGCGACCGGGCCGTTTCGATCGCCAGGTGATGGTGCCGCCGCCCGATGTGCGGGGGCGGGAACAGATCCTTAAGGTGCACGCCAAAAAGACCCAGATGGACACCAATGTCGACTGGACCCGGATCGCCCGCGGCACCCCCGGCTTTTCCGGGGCCGACCTGGAAAACATGGTCAACGAAGCGGCCCTGCTGGCGGCCCGGGAAAACGCCGAGATAATCACCGAAAAACACCTGGAGCAGGCCAAGGACAAGGTGATGATGGGCTCCGAGCGGCGCAGCATGATCATCACTGAAGCAGAGAAAAAGATCACCGCCTATCATGAGGCTGGACACGCCCTGGTGGCCAAGATGCTGCCCGGCACCGATCCGTTGCACAAGGTGACCATTATCCCCCGGGGGCGGGCCCTGGGGCTGACCCAGCAACTGCCCCTGGAAGAAAAATACACCTATCCCAGAAGCTACCTGCTTAACAACCTGTGCATTCTGCTGGGCGGCAGAACCGCAGAAGAACTGGTTTTTAACGAAATTACCACCGGGGCGGGCAACGATATCGAGCGGGCCACCGCCATGGCCCGCAAGATGGTCTGCGAATGGGGGATGAGCGATGCCATGGGGCCGCTGACCTTCGGCAAGAAGGAAGAGCAGATTTTCCTCGGGCGGGAAATCTCCCAGCACCGTGATTACTCCGAGTCAACCGCCATCCAGATCGACAACGAGGTACGACGGATGATTATGGAGGCTAAAGACAAGGTTCGTGAACTGCTGGAGGAAAACATCGCCACCCTGCACCAGGTAGCGGAGGAGTTGCTGGAAAAAGAAACCCTCATGCTCGAAGATATTGAGCGAATTATCCGCGAGCAACGAGGCGAGGTTCCAAATGCAACAGCAGAACCGGAGCAAGCGGAAAAGACCCCGACAACCGGCGATCAGCCGGCGGGAAATGGCGATCAGTCAGCAACTGAAACCGCTGAAACCGCTAAAACCGGCGCAGCTACCGAGAACGGCGAGAACGGCGCTGACAGCAGCACGGAAGTGGAGAACCGGCAAAAACCGGAATCATCAGAGTGA
- the folP gene encoding dihydropteroate synthase, producing MNPAAELPPVATFAGEGKNHRPRVMGILNVTPDSFSDGGKWSTEEAISRQAEQMLRDGADIIDIGGESTRPFAPAVTAEEELSRVLPAIRAVRRLHATIPISVDTTKAAVASEALAAGADIINDISALRFDPAMPALAAQGDWPVIIMHMQGTPADMQLNPHYQDVVAEIKTMLANRLAELAAAGIAKQRLIIDPGIGFGKTVAHNLEIIRRLQELRTLGQPILVGHSRKSFIGKVLDDLPVTERDLPSAVISALCVLKGADIIRVHDVKATAQAIKITLACQAPESCQYYSA from the coding sequence ATGAACCCGGCTGCCGAGTTGCCGCCCGTTGCCACTTTTGCCGGGGAAGGAAAGAACCACCGCCCCAGGGTGATGGGCATCCTCAACGTTACCCCGGACTCTTTTTCCGACGGCGGCAAGTGGAGCACCGAAGAGGCCATCAGCCGCCAGGCGGAGCAGATGTTGCGCGACGGGGCTGATATCATCGATATCGGCGGCGAATCAACCCGCCCTTTCGCCCCGGCGGTAACCGCGGAGGAAGAATTATCCCGCGTGCTGCCGGCAATCCGGGCCGTGCGCCGGCTGCATGCCACCATCCCCATCTCGGTGGATACCACCAAGGCCGCGGTGGCAAGCGAGGCCTTGGCGGCCGGCGCCGATATCATCAACGACATCAGCGCCCTGCGCTTTGACCCGGCCATGCCGGCTCTGGCCGCCCAGGGTGACTGGCCGGTGATTATCATGCACATGCAGGGAACCCCGGCCGACATGCAATTAAACCCCCATTACCAGGACGTGGTGGCGGAAATCAAGACCATGCTGGCGAACCGGCTGGCGGAACTGGCTGCCGCCGGTATCGCCAAACAACGGCTGATCATTGACCCCGGCATAGGTTTTGGCAAGACGGTGGCGCACAACCTGGAAATTATCCGCCGGCTTCAGGAACTGCGCACCTTGGGCCAGCCCATACTGGTCGGCCATTCACGCAAATCTTTCATCGGCAAGGTGCTGGATGATTTACCGGTGACCGAGCGTGACCTGCCCTCGGCGGTGATCTCCGCCCTCTGTGTCCTGAAGGGCGCCGACATCATCCGGGTGCATGACGTCAAAGCCACTGCGCAGGCCATTAAAATAACCCTGGCCTGCCAAGCTCCCGAATCCTGTCAATATTATTCTGCTTAA